AAGACAAAATAGATGAGGCAAGAGCTCCAAAAGAAGCAGGTCAGCAGTAAAATAGATAGTTAAATTAATTACTTAAAATTAAGATTAGAAGGCAAGCTTATCTCTAAGTCTGTCTTCTTTTTTGTTGTAATTTAACTTAAGAATTTAAATTGGATGCTGAATCTAAAAATACTTGCTTTGATTCTTTAGTTAAGATAGGTCATGGGTTTTACGAGATTTTTGGTATTTTTGGTAATGCTATTGGTGATGCTTTGGGACTTACAGCAGTTAAATCGGGTGACCAGAAAAGTAAAGTTGGTGAACACTTTAAGACTATAGGAAATGGACTTACAACTACTAAGAATAAGTTAAAAGAGCTATCAGGTGAAATATCTGAAGCAAAGAATGCTAATAGCAGCACAATTGAATCTGTTAAGAGTGCAATTATCAGTGCTAGTGATATCTTTGAAAGACTAATTACTGCTCTAACTACACTTGCTGGAGTAACTAATGATGGTGCTGAGATTGGTGATACTGCTAATGCTGCTGCAGTTGCTGCTGATGAAAATAGTGTAAAAGCTATAATTGAGAATGTAAAGACAATTATTGAGGTAGCAGATAGGTCTGGAGTAAAGATTAATGCTGGAGATTCTGGTGGTCAAGTAGCCGGTGGTGATGCTACTGCACCTGCTGCACTTGTTGGTAAAGCCAATGCTGCAGCACCCGATGCTAATTCTGGTCCTGCTCTAGCAGAGGAGGTATCTAAAGCTGATCCATGGGCTATGATTGATAAAATAAAAAATGCTAAGGTTACTGATGCTGCTAATACTGATGACAATAATGATGCTGCTACACTAGCTACTAAATTACCTAATGCTGCGAATAAGAATGGTGCGGTTACTAATGCAGACTTAGCAGCTGCTGTTGCTCTTAAGGCTATGACTAAGACTGGTAAATTTAGTAATGCTGCTAATGAGGCTGGAGCAGTTAAAGCCGCAGCTATAACTGCTGTAAATAAGGTATTAGGAATACTTGACTTGATAATTAGGAAAACAGTAGCAAGCAATTTAAATAAGATAAGAGAAGCTGTTAAGGGAATACAGTACTTTGAAACTACTACTGAATCAACTGAAGCTAGTACTACTCAAGCTACTGCTACTAAATAAATTGTCTATTAAATAATCTAAATAAAGTCATTTGAGGAAAACGGTTCTTATGAAAAGAAAAGTTTTCCTCAAATGACTTTATTTTTACTTCTTGGCTGTGACAGTGGTACTACTAGTGCTGAGGATTCTCAGGGTAGATTCTTAAAGTCTGTTATTAGTTTAGGTAATGACTTCTTAAATGTTTTTACTTCCCTTTCTGATATGGTTGGAGGGGTTTTAGGGTTTAATACTACTACTAAGAAGTCTGATGTTGAAAACTACTTTAAGACTATAGAAAAAAGCTTAACAACAACTAAGACATCCCTTGAGAAAATTGTTTCTGACATGAAATCTGAAAAGAATCCTAATGCAGAGGCTACTGATACGGCAGTGAAAAAACTAGTTAGTGAAATACTTAATAAAATAATTGAAGGAGCTAAGACTGCTAGTGAGGTTATTGGTGATGCTGGCGACCCAATTGGTAATGTTGGTGCTAATAATGCTGCTGGTGTTGTTGGGACTGAAGTCGATAAATTAGTTAAGGGTATTAAAGATATAGTAGCTGTGGTACTTAAAGAAGGAAATCCTGAGGCGGGTACTGATAAAAAAGCCGAGGATCTTAGCGCAAGAACAGCTAATGGTAATGGTGAAGCAGGTAAATTATTTGCTGCTAATGCTGGTGATGATGCTAATGCAAAAAAGGTTGCAGCTGATGCAGCTAAGGCTGTTGGGGCTGTAACTGGCGCTGACATCTTGAAAGCCATGATTAAAAATGGTGCTAATTCTGCTGTTGAGGCTGCCAAGGCTAATGCTAAAGATGGAACTATTGCAGGTGCTATTGCATTAACAGCTATGGCTAAGGATGGTAAATTTGCTGGTCCTACTGCTGATAGTGTTGATTATGTTACTGCTGCTAAAGGAGCAGCAATAAGCGCAGTAACTAAAGCATTGGGTACTTTAACTATTGCTATAAGAAATACTGTTGACGTGGGACTTAAAACTGTTAAAGATGCTATGAAATTTAATTCTACTGATACCCCTGTAACTACTGATAATACAACCTCTGAAACTAAAAAATAATCACAGAATTAATAACAAATACATAACTAAATAAAGTCATTTGAGGAAAACTATTTCTCTATTCATGAGATTCGTTTTCCTTTTAGTTGTATCTTGCCCTCCTGAGGTAATAAGGAGGCACGTGATAATGAAAAGAATTACTTTATGTGCGTTATTAATGACTTTATTTTTACTCTTATCTTGTAATACTTCAGGAAAAAATCTTACAGATGATGAAGTGGCTAAATCTGATGGCACTGTTATTGATTTAGCTAAAATAACTAAGAACATCAAAGACTCTGTTGCTTTTGCTAAGAGTGTTACAGAAGTTCATTCTTTAGTTAAGTCCATTGATGAGCTTGCTAAAGCTATTGGTAAGAAAATTCAGAATCAAGATACACTTGGTACTGATAGTGGTAAAAATACTGCATTGATAGCAGGAGTTTTTAGTATCACATTAGATATAGTAAAAAAATCAAAAGCTTTGCAAATTTCAGAATTTATTAAAGATCAACAAAATTTAACCCAAAAAGTTAGTGGTGTTACGACTGCAGCTGAAGCATTTATAAATAAGTTGAAAAATAAAACTGGTGAGTTAGCGGTTGATAGTGGAGCAACTACTGATGATAATGCACAAAAAGCTATAGATAGAAATGGTAAGCCTAGTGGGGAGAATGGAGCAAAAGAGCTTGGTGATTTAAATACAGCAGTTGATACTTTGTTAAAAGATGCTGAAGCTGCAGTAACGTCTGCAATTAAGGAGCTTTCAACTTCTGTTAAACCCTCTAACTAAAGATAAATTATTATTATAAGATTAGTTTTTAATTGATCGTTATTTTCTTATAAAATAAAGTCTATAAATAATAAGCTAAGAGTTTGCTTCTCTTAGCTTTTTTTGTTCTTTTATTTCTTTATTTACTTCCTTTACTACTTTGTTATACTTCTTATGATTCCTTTGATTTCTTTTTTCTTTTGGTCCTTATATTTATTCATTGATTTTATCTTGTTTTATCATTTGATGATAATTTATATTGCTTATTTGTAATTTTATTTTTACTTTTTAGTTGTGGCAGTGGTACTACTGGTGCTGAGGATCCTAAAACCACATTCTTAAACTCTATTGCTAATTTAGGTAAAGGGTTCTTAGATGTTTTTACTTCTCTTAGTGATATGGTTGCTGGAGCCTTTGGTATTAATGCTGAGACTAAGAAATCTGACATTGGTAACTATTTCACTTCTATTGAAAACACTATGACATCTGTTAAAGAGAAGTTACAAGATCAAGTTACTAAAAATGGGAATTATGAGAAAGTTAAGACAGTTGTTGATAAGTTTATCACTAACACATTAGACAAGATCGCAGAAGGAGCAAAGGAAGCTGCTAAAGGGGCCACTGGTAGCGATGCTATTGGTGGTGCTACTACTGCTGGTCAAGATGCTGTAGCAGCAGACACTACAAGTGTTAACTTACTTGTTAAAGGGATTAAAGAAATAGTTGGTGTGGTTTTGAAAGATGGTGATGGAGATGCTACTAAAACCAAAGATGAACAGCAAAAAACAATTGGTAAGTTACTTGGTGCTAACGCTAATAGTACTGATGCAGAGGCAGCAGCAGCTAGTGCTTCAATCGGAGCTGTAACTGGGGCTGATATCTTACAATCTATTGCTAAGTCTGGTGAGACTGCTAATAATGATGTTGAGATTGAAAAAGCAAAAAATGCTGCTGAGATTGCTGCTGCCAAGAAAGAGGCTAATAAAGAAATTAAAGATGAAGCACAAAAGGATGCAGTTATTGCTGCTGGAATAGCTCTAAGAGCAATGGCTAAGGATGGTAAATTTGCTGCTAAGACTGAAGAGAAATCTGCCAATGCAGTTAATGGTGTTGCTGCTAGTGCTGTAAACAAAACATTAAGTACGCTAATAATAGCAATAAGAAATACTATTGATAGTGGGTTAAAGACAAGCAGTGATGCACTAGCAGCTGTTAAACAAGAAGATAAATCTGCAGATGTTAATACACCTGTAGATGCAGCAACTAGTGGACAATAATAAATTATTATCAATAAAATATGCATAACTAAATAAAGTCATTTGAGGAAAACTCTTCTCTTCATAAGAATTGTTTTCCTTTTATCTATATATTTGTAATAATACTCATATTTAAATAGTACTGATATCA
The DNA window shown above is from Borrelia puertoricensis and carries:
- a CDS encoding variable large family protein — protein: MTLFLLLGCDSGTTSAEDSQGRFLKSVISLGNDFLNVFTSLSDMVGGVLGFNTTTKKSDVENYFKTIEKSLTTTKTSLEKIVSDMKSEKNPNAEATDTAVKKLVSEILNKIIEGAKTASEVIGDAGDPIGNVGANNAAGVVGTEVDKLVKGIKDIVAVVLKEGNPEAGTDKKAEDLSARTANGNGEAGKLFAANAGDDANAKKVAADAAKAVGAVTGADILKAMIKNGANSAVEAAKANAKDGTIAGAIALTAMAKDGKFAGPTADSVDYVTAAKGAAISAVTKALGTLTIAIRNTVDVGLKTVKDAMKFNSTDTPVTTDNTTSETKK
- a CDS encoding Vsp/OspC family lipoprotein → MKRITLCALLMTLFLLLSCNTSGKNLTDDEVAKSDGTVIDLAKITKNIKDSVAFAKSVTEVHSLVKSIDELAKAIGKKIQNQDTLGTDSGKNTALIAGVFSITLDIVKKSKALQISEFIKDQQNLTQKVSGVTTAAEAFINKLKNKTGELAVDSGATTDDNAQKAIDRNGKPSGENGAKELGDLNTAVDTLLKDAEAAVTSAIKELSTSVKPSN
- a CDS encoding variable large family protein; the protein is MLFLLFSCGSGTTGAEDPKTTFLNSIANLGKGFLDVFTSLSDMVAGAFGINAETKKSDIGNYFTSIENTMTSVKEKLQDQVTKNGNYEKVKTVVDKFITNTLDKIAEGAKEAAKGATGSDAIGGATTAGQDAVAADTTSVNLLVKGIKEIVGVVLKDGDGDATKTKDEQQKTIGKLLGANANSTDAEAAAASASIGAVTGADILQSIAKSGETANNDVEIEKAKNAAEIAAAKKEANKEIKDEAQKDAVIAAGIALRAMAKDGKFAAKTEEKSANAVNGVAASAVNKTLSTLIIAIRNTIDSGLKTSSDALAAVKQEDKSADVNTPVDAATSGQ